In Pirellulaceae bacterium, the sequence GAAAATTACACCGGTCGTTGGCTGAATCCTCTGAGAGGGGGATCTTCGCGGTCACCCCAGGAATCGTTATACTCAACGACACCCGTTTGCTCACCTTGGGCCAGTTCGCTGCTTCTGACTTTAGCGTAGCGTCGTTGCGAGGCCCGAGCGGGTGGTCGATGTTTCTGGAATATCTCTCCCGGAACTGTTCGTCCCACGTTTTGACTAGTCATGGAAAGTGTGATTGGCGGAGTTTAACCATGGATCGAGAAATTCATCACCGCATCGACCAAATTCGGCAACAGATTGTCCAGTTGCGAGACGGTCTTTGACTTGGATCAAAATGTTGAAAAAATCAAGGGAATCGAAGCTCGAATGTCCGAAGCTGGTTTCTGGGATGACCAAGAAGCGGCTCAACAACACGTAGGCGACTTGAAGTCGCTGAAAGCGCTCGTTACGCCGTTGACCGAGGCGATCGGTACTGCGGAAGATCTAGTGGCCATGGCCGAAATGGCCGAAGAAGATTCGTCTTTTGAGTCGGAGGTGATTGCGGAAGTCGACCGACTAGAGACCGAAGTTGAGGCGCTGCAACTCAAGACGCTGCTCAGCGGAACGCACGATGGGAGTGGGGCTATATTGACCATCAACGCGCGCGATGGCGGAACCGATGCGAATGATTGGGCCGACATGCTGCTGAGGATGTATGCACAATGGGCGCAAAAAAATGGGTATTCCGTTGCCCTGATCGACCGGAATGATAATGATGAGGCCGGCATTAATAGCGCCTCGGTTGCAGTTCGTGGTCCGATGGCTTACGGCTATCTGAAGGGCGAGACGGGTTTGCATCGTTTGGTGCGAATTAGTCCTTTTAATTCGGAAGGAAAGCGGCAGACGAGCTTTGCTGCTGTCGATGTTTCCCCTGAAATTGCTGATAGTGTTGAAGTCGAAATCAACGACAGCGATGTTCGCGAAGATACTTATCGGGCAAGTGGTGCCGGTGGACAGCATGTCAATAAGACGGATAGTGCAATCCGCTTGACTCACATGCCGTCAGGTATTGTCGCTCAGTGCCAGAATGAACGAAGCCAACATAAGAATCGTGCGTCAGCCTGGAAAATGTTGCGGTCTCGGTTGGCACGTGTGGAAGAAGAAAAACGCGAAGCAGAGTCGGCTCAAAAATATAAGGATCAGGCTCGTGTCGGATTTGGATCCCAGATTCGAAACTATTTCTTGCATCCCGATCAACGTGTCAAAGACGCTCGCACAGGGCATTCAGTTGGGAATTTCCACCACGTCTTGGATGGTAATATTCAATCATTTCTCGAATCTTACATGCGATGGCGGGTGAAAGAGGACTGAGATTTCGACGTTGAGCAATCGATGGTAGAGCTGGTTGCGTGGTGAAAAGGTAGCTTTCGACCACTGACGCGGAAATGATGGTTGCTCATGTAAGCCGTATTGCGTGATGGTCTCTTCGACATGTTGTCCACAAAGGATGCCTTGTGAATCAGTCGCTATGGATACCCTACCCATCTTGTCCCGTTGGGGTTCAATTTGATTCGGTACGGGAACGTCACAGCCATCAACTGTTGATGCGTCACGATTCCGATGTGCTGGAAATGGCCCAATCGATCGAAGGAGCGGGCGACGAAGCTTGGCCCGATAGCCCCGTTTTCCAGCAAGTCGAGCCTTGCGAATTGGGAGAGGGTCGCCAAGGCATCGTTGCCGTGGGCTTGGGGGGGACGAGCCACTGGTCGATGGCGATTGACGGCGACTTGGCCGTTGGCTTGAAATTCGATGTGGCTTGTCGCGTGAGTGAATCCCCCTCTTTTTTGGGGTCCAGTTACCGCATGCGCCAGCCGATCAACACGATTAACGATTCTCGCGTGGAATGGAATTCTTCGGTGAATTCGGGGGGGCGAGTGGCTCTTGAGCTCCTTCAGGGCAGCCTGACCGTTACCGAGAACAATCGGCGACTCGTGATCCTGGCCGATCCGGTTGCGACTGGCTTTCCAGCGACGATTCGCTGGGGCTATCGGCTCTTTTTCGTTGGAAATCTGGCTTCTGCCTGAGTTGGATGGGCGGTGTGCGATCTCTGCTGTCGTCGTTTGGTGGTTATTGCGTGGGGAAGGTCGGGCTGATTCTGGCCGACTCCGAACGATTTGGCCAAAATCTGCTGCCAGTTCAGTCGGTTGCCCGCTTGATTTCAAACGGCTGTTCTTGGAAACTTAGGGGTTCCACGTCTGCCGGCCAAGCAAGGAAATGATCCCCGATGGTTTTCCAAGAAATCGATAAGTTAAAGAAAGACTACACCGACAAATACGTGGTCGTTGACGATCATCGTCCCGAGCTCAAACGGTTCCAAGGGATGACTGGTTTGATCAAGACTGTCAACATGAACGGTCGCGCGTTGGTCGAATTTGATGCTTACCAAAATATTGGTTGGTTCGACATCGAGCTGGATTTTCTGAAAGTCGTCGACAAGCCGGCTCCCGAGGAAAAAGAGGAAAAAGCGGCCAAGAAACCGGCAGCCAAGAAACCGGCAGCCGAGAAACCGGCAGCCGAGAAACCGGCGGGCAAGCCGGAGAAAAAAGCGGATGCGGGTATGTCAGTAGCCGACATCCTTTCCGCGGCACGCGGTGGCGAAGCGTCCAAGCCGAAGGCGGCCGCGAGCACGGACGATATTTTGGCTGCTGCTCGAGGTGAAGCCAAGCCCGCCGCCGAGAAGGCCAAGCCCGCGGATGGCTCCAATCTGTCGGTCGAGGATATCTTGGCCGCCGCTCGAGGTGGAGGAGCGGCTTCCGCTCCTGCGGAAGCGACAGCGGAGCAATCAGCGACGGAAGTCGAGGCTGTGGAAGAAGAAGCGGTTGCTGAAGACGCCGTCGAGGAGGCCGCTGCCGAACCGGCAAAGTCGGCCTCAGGGCCGCTGCCTACCGACATTGATGAGATTGTCGCGTTTTGTCGAGAACGGGACGGCTAATTGCCCCGGATCGGGCTGTCATGGCTTCGATCGAAAAAGCTGAAATATTCGGTCGTTTATTGCTTCTCCTAGTTGCATTCTGTCAGTTTTCCCCAAACAATTTAAAAAGTCCCGATTGGCTGTCGCGGAGTTTGGTTTGCTCTGCGACCGCAGGCTGGAGTGCGACGCCTCCATCATCGAATTGGGCAACCCCACCCGCATTGCCCCAAGATTTCCCACCTAGAATCGTTTCGCGATTGACCCGTTGCACATCGTCACCCCAGCGATTGTCCGTTTGCAGAGGAATGAAGTGTTGATGCAGTCGAGGCTGACACTGGTTGTCGTTTTGCCATTTATGGTTCTGGTGACTTCAGGACTTCATGCAGCCACACCGTTGATTGCTCCGAAGTCGGCCGACTGGAAGTATCGGGATCAAGGGCTCGAGCGGGACCAGAGTAACTGGCGGACCGCGGCGTATGAAGACAGTGAATGGCGTGAAGGTCAAGCTCTGTTGGGCTATGGCGATCGGGACATTCGCACAGAACTGTCGTTTGGTGGCAATCCGCAAAACAAAAGGCGAGTTGCTTTTTTCCGGCGTCGATTTTTTTCAGCCCGGAAACATCGGCAGTATCTCGGTCGAATTTGCTGCGATGACGGTGCGGTTGTCTATCTCAATGGAAAAGAAGTCCAGCGTTTCAATATGCCGGGTGGGGTGATTACCGAGCATACCCAAGCGCTGACTGCTGTTGGGTCAGACGCAGTGGAGGAGCGACAGTTGCGTCCCTTCTTAATTGAAGAGCAATTGATTCAAGACGGCGAAAACCTGATCGCAGTGAGTGTTCATCAAGCGAACCCCACTAGCAGTGATTTGGCTTTTGATCTGGAACTGGTTGGGTTGGATGCGAAGGGTGAGATTCAACAGGCCGAATCTGAAGTCGCGGCTCATGCCCAGTCAGAACGAATGCGTGAAGCAAATGTGGGAGTGAATCCGGTCTTCCATCTCAAGGTCAAGCCACGTTAAAACTGGCGATCGATCTACTTGACGTTGAGCATTCGTTCCAGTGCGACCAGCGACCAACGACTGGTCTCTTCGTCAACTTTGATGCTGTTAACGGGCGTCCCAGAGTGCAGATTTTCCAGGCTCCAGCAGAGATGAGCCAGGTCGATCCGATACATCGTGGCGCACATGCAGACGACGGGTGAAAGAAAGTGGATTTCTTGTTCGGGGTGTTCGGCCTTGAGCCGATTCACCAAGTGGAGTTCGGTTCCGATGGCCCACCGTGTGCCGGCTGCTGCCGCTTTTACCGACTCGATGATCTTACCGGTCGAGCCTGAGATATCGGCAAGATCGTTGACTTCTTGCGGGCACTCGGGATGTACTAGGATTTGGATGTCTGAGTATTTATCACGAAATTGGTGCACATGCTCGGCGCGAAACATTTGATGAACGCTGCAGTGCCCTTTCCAGAGGATAACCCGACTGGTTTGAATCGAGGATGGAGTGTTTCCGCCGTATTCATCATGGTACGGATCCCAGACTGGCATTTGATCGTTGCTGATCCCCATCTTTAAAGAGGTGTTTCTGCCAAGGTGTTGATCCGGGAAAAATAAGACCCGATCACCTCGGTCAAAAGCCCACTCCAAGACGGCTGCCGCATTACTTGAGGTACATACAATGCCACCGTTGCGACCGCAAAACGACTTCAAGCTGGCCGCCGAATTGATGTAGGTCACTGGGATTACCCGCGAGGTGTCGATCAATTCTCCCATGTCTTCCCAAGCTGTTTCGACTTGTTCGATGGCAGCCATGTCCGCCATTGAGCAACCTGCAGCCATGTCGGGGAGAATGACGGTGACACGCTCTTGGTTGCGTTCCATCAGTTTCTCGGGGCGATTGGCCAGAATGTCAGCTGTCTCGGCCATAAAGTGAACGCCGCAAAAGACGATCGAACGGCAATCAGTACTGGAGGCTGCCAGTTGGCTGAGCTGGTAACTGTCGCCCCGCAAGTCGCTGTGCTTGATCACCTCATCCTGTTGGTAATGATGTCCCAAGATCAACAACTCTGACCCGAGTTGTTTGCGGACCTTCTCGATTCGCGCCGATAATTCGGTGTTATCGAGCGATTTGAAAGGTGGTAATTCAAAAGAAGATGCTTGATCTACGGTCGTATTCATGCATGCCTTCCCCGCGTAGTAAAACGTCTGTCCAGACTGATTATACAAGAGCCATCGATTGTCGACAGGCACTGTTTCAAGATCTGTCGCTTGACGCTCGATCTGCGCGAACACATCCTGATCAATTTAACCAGGTGTGTTATGCTGATGTTGGGCATCTGGCAAGTTAAGGCTGCAAGCTAAGTTGGATTAATGATACTTCTACTCGATAATTACGATTCATTCACCTACAACCTCGTTCAGAGGTTTGGGGAACTTGACCCTTCGCTCGAACTGCAGGTTTATCGTAACGATCAAATCTCAGTGGATGAAATCGCTGCAAAACGGCCGACACATTTGATCATCTCGCCGGGGCCGTGCACGCCCGATCAGGCAGGGATCAGCGTTGACTGCGTTTCGCATTTCGCCGGTAAGCTGCCGATCTTGGGTGTTTGTTTGGGCCATCAATCGATCGGGCAAGCGACGGGTGGTGTGGTTAGTCGAGCGAAGCGATTAATGCATGGGAAGACGGATCAGATTCATCATGACGGTAAAGGTTTGTTTCGGGGATTACCGAATCCTTTCGTAGCAACTCGTTATCACAGCCTGATTGTCGAACCCCAAACGATCAGTGATCAATTTGAGATTTCGGCATGGTCCGACGCGCCAGACGGAACACGAGAGGTCATGGGGATTCGGCACACGGAGTATCCGTTGATTGGCTGGCAGTTTCATCCGGAGAGTTTTCTGACGGAGTGCGGACCGGAAATGTTGCAAAACTTTCTCAAAATCCAATGGCCGAACTGATTGGCATCGATGCGGCACGTGATTTGATTCGATCACGGGTCTGCCAGAACAAAGAGATTCGCGTGTCGCTGACCGATGCGATTGGCAATGTTCTTGCAGAAGATGTCGTGAGCGATACGGATTCTCCTCCGTACGACAAAGCGCTGATGGATGGATATGCAGTTCGGTCTAACGATATCGTGGGCCCGTCGGTTTGCCTTCGTGTGTTGGAGGAAGTGACTGCTGGAAATCTGCCCCAGCATCGGATTGTGCCCGGTACGGCGACTCGTATCATGACGGGTGCGCCATTACCCGACGGGGCGGACGCAGTCGTGATGGTGGAAAAGACATTGTCGGGTGCTGATCCGTCGAGGGTCGAAATACGTGTGGATACGATCAGTCCGGAGACGGCTGTCATGCGACAGGCTGCCTGCTTGCGTCGAGGACAGGCGGTGGTCACGCGCGGATGTCGTCTGAGTGCTGTCGAGGTGGGACTGTTGGCGGAGGTAGGTCGTGATTCCGTCAATGTCGTCCGGAAACCGCAGGTTGCGTTGGTGCAGACTGGTGACGAGCTGGTGTTGGCAGGTCAGGCGCTGCTGCCAGGGCAGATTCGCAATAGCAATGGGCCAATGCTGCGAGCTTTCGTCGAGCAAGCCGGAGCCCAGCCAGACGATTGTGGGATTGCTCGAGATAATGAAGCATCACTGTCAGCCGCCGTTAAGCAGGGGCTCGGCTCCGATATTTTGCTTTTGTCCGGGGGAGTATCTGCCGGTGTGCTCGATCTTGTCCCGCAGGTGCTTGAGCAAGCGGGTGTCGAGCAAGTATTCCACAAAGTGAATATTCGTCCCGGAAAACCCATCTGGTTCGGAGTTGTAGAAGCAGATGGCGAGCGTTGTTTGGTTTTCGGCTTGCCAGGCAACCCGGTCAGTAGTCTCGTTTGTTTTTGTGTGTTTGTTGCGCCGGCAATCGCCGCCTGTGCTGGGCATCAATTTCCTGATTCTGGCGATCCGAAAAGGCTCGCTCAGTCATTTGAATTGCGAGGTGCTCGACCTACCTATTGGCCCGCTCGGAGCCAGCCTGATGGATCGGTCATGCCATTGGATTGGCAAGGATCTGCCGATTTATATGCCATGATGCAAGCCGATTGTTTGTTGTTTTTTCCGCAAGGAAATCATCGGTACGCGGTCGACGAATTGGTCGAAGTACTGCCGCTACGCTAATCGCTCTTGACGTCAAATCGACTGGCGAATCTAACAGGGCTCCAAGCAGGTCGATGATCGATTGATAATGTTGGCTCAGCGATGAGGACACCGTTGACACGTTCACCGCAAAAATCGCGAAATCCCTCCAGTGATGATAAGGCGACTTGCGTGAGCCCATCCACTTCGACTGAGCGGTTGAGATTGATGGGGTTGCTTGCCATCGGTTCCGCACTGATGGCCTGGATGGCATTTCCACCATGGGCCTTATGGCCACTTGCCTGGATCGCTCCGGTGGGCTGGATACGGATTGTGGCCTGGTCCGAATTGCCCCGTAAATATCCCTATCGCATCTTGTACGCAATTGCGTTTCTGCAATGGGTGGTGATGATTCAATGGGTCCGTTTGCCACATTGGACTGCCGGTATCGGCATGTGTTTCTTGGCTGCTTATCTCGCTATCTATGTTCCGCTGTTCATCGGTGTCGCTCGGATCATGGTGCATCGATGGCGCTGGTCGCTGCTGCTGGTGGCTCCGATTGCCTGGACGGGTTTAGAAGTCGCTCGTGGATACCTGTTCACAGGATTCGCTCTGATGCTCTTGGGCCATACGCAAGTCTCTGTGCTGCCCGTCTTACAGATCGCTGACTTATTTGGCGCTTATGGTGTCAGCTTTTTGATTGTGCTGGTAAGTGCGTGTTTTGAGCGATTATTGCCAATGCGAGGGCGTGAATCATCGATCGCGGTTCCTGTGTTGGTGGCTTTCGTTGCGCTTGCCGCCACGCTGGTGTATGGTGGGATGCGATTGAGCGTCGATTCGTCCGACGGTGAGCAACTCAAGGTCGCGTTGATCCAAGGTTCTTTTGATACCCAGTTCGACGGGGACTATCAACGAAATGTCAAAGCCTTTCAAGACTATGTACGCCTGACTCAAAAGGCCGTCGCCGATCAATCGGATTATGATCTTGTGA encodes:
- the nadA gene encoding quinolinate synthase NadA, whose translation is MNTTVDQASSFELPPFKSLDNTELSARIEKVRKQLGSELLILGHHYQQDEVIKHSDLRGDSYQLSQLAASSTDCRSIVFCGVHFMAETADILANRPEKLMERNQERVTVILPDMAAGCSMADMAAIEQVETAWEDMGELIDTSRVIPVTYINSAASLKSFCGRNGGIVCTSSNAAAVLEWAFDRGDRVLFFPDQHLGRNTSLKMGISNDQMPVWDPYHDEYGGNTPSSIQTSRVILWKGHCSVHQMFRAEHVHQFRDKYSDIQILVHPECPQEVNDLADISGSTGKIIESVKAAAAGTRWAIGTELHLVNRLKAEHPEQEIHFLSPVVCMCATMYRIDLAHLCWSLENLHSGTPVNSIKVDEETSRWSLVALERMLNVK
- a CDS encoding aminodeoxychorismate/anthranilate synthase component II; the encoded protein is MILLLDNYDSFTYNLVQRFGELDPSLELQVYRNDQISVDEIAAKRPTHLIISPGPCTPDQAGISVDCVSHFAGKLPILGVCLGHQSIGQATGGVVSRAKRLMHGKTDQIHHDGKGLFRGLPNPFVATRYHSLIVEPQTISDQFEISAWSDAPDGTREVMGIRHTEYPLIGWQFHPESFLTECGPEMLQNFLKIQWPN
- the prfB gene encoding peptide chain release factor 2, which translates into the protein MEKFITASTKFGNRLSSCETVFDLDQNVEKIKGIEARMSEAGFWDDQEAAQQHVGDLKSLKALVTPLTEAIGTAEDLVAMAEMAEEDSSFESEVIAEVDRLETEVEALQLKTLLSGTHDGSGAILTINARDGGTDANDWADMLLRMYAQWAQKNGYSVALIDRNDNDEAGINSASVAVRGPMAYGYLKGETGLHRLVRISPFNSEGKRQTSFAAVDVSPEIADSVEVEINDSDVREDTYRASGAGGQHVNKTDSAIRLTHMPSGIVAQCQNERSQHKNRASAWKMLRSRLARVEEEKREAESAQKYKDQARVGFGSQIRNYFLHPDQRVKDARTGHSVGNFHHVLDGNIQSFLESYMRWRVKED
- a CDS encoding molybdopterin molybdotransferase MoeA; translation: MAELIGIDAARDLIRSRVCQNKEIRVSLTDAIGNVLAEDVVSDTDSPPYDKALMDGYAVRSNDIVGPSVCLRVLEEVTAGNLPQHRIVPGTATRIMTGAPLPDGADAVVMVEKTLSGADPSRVEIRVDTISPETAVMRQAACLRRGQAVVTRGCRLSAVEVGLLAEVGRDSVNVVRKPQVALVQTGDELVLAGQALLPGQIRNSNGPMLRAFVEQAGAQPDDCGIARDNEASLSAAVKQGLGSDILLLSGGVSAGVLDLVPQVLEQAGVEQVFHKVNIRPGKPIWFGVVEADGERCLVFGLPGNPVSSLVCFCVFVAPAIAACAGHQFPDSGDPKRLAQSFELRGARPTYWPARSQPDGSVMPLDWQGSADLYAMMQADCLLFFPQGNHRYAVDELVEVLPLR